A genomic stretch from Komagataeibacter xylinus includes:
- a CDS encoding cbb3-type cytochrome c oxidase subunit I, whose translation MAPISGPDTTQRSYLWQDGTVRSWLLTTDHKRIALLYMASITAFFILGSVGAALIRLHLISPTGAILSDETYSRMFTMHGIVMVWLFLVPSIPVTLGNFLVPLMLGAKDLAFPRLNLISWYLFIMAGGLVVYGLFRGGLETGWTFYTPLSTDYTQGRVLPVVAGVFLSGFSSIATGVNFIISIHQLRAPGLTWYRLPLMLWALYATSVIFVLATPVLSITLLLLAFEHFFHVGVFDPALGGDPLLFQHLFWFYSHPAVYIMILPGMGVISEVVSTFCHKPVFGYRFVAWSSISIAAIGFLVWGHHMFVAGTSLYAAVVFSMLSFLVSVPSAIKVFNWLGTMHGGAIRLDAPMLYAMGFIGLFTVGGLTGLFLASLASDVHLTQTYFVVAHFHYIMVGGMVSAYFAGLHYWWPKITGRMYPEMWGRTAAALLFFGFNLTFFPQFILGYEGMPRRYATYPAQFQVLNVLSSAGASILALAYILPLIYFTWALFRGARATDNPWQATGLEWRTSSPPPVENFITPPAVTSEAYDYATLDHPDAAPRVETPHV comes from the coding sequence ATGGCACCCATATCTGGCCCGGATACCACGCAGCGCAGCTATCTATGGCAGGATGGCACGGTGCGCTCATGGTTGCTGACAACCGACCATAAACGGATCGCGCTGTTATACATGGCCTCGATCACCGCGTTTTTCATACTTGGCAGCGTTGGTGCGGCCCTGATCCGGCTGCACCTGATTTCCCCCACCGGGGCCATCCTGTCCGATGAGACCTATAGCCGCATGTTTACCATGCATGGCATTGTCATGGTCTGGCTGTTCCTTGTGCCGTCCATACCGGTCACGCTTGGCAATTTTCTCGTGCCCCTCATGCTGGGGGCAAAGGACCTGGCCTTTCCGCGCCTGAACCTGATCAGCTGGTATCTGTTCATCATGGCGGGCGGGCTGGTGGTTTACGGGCTGTTCCGTGGCGGGCTGGAAACGGGATGGACTTTCTATACCCCGCTTTCCACCGATTATACGCAAGGCCGCGTGCTGCCGGTCGTGGCGGGGGTGTTCCTGAGCGGGTTTTCCTCCATTGCCACGGGGGTGAACTTCATCATCAGCATTCACCAGCTCCGTGCGCCGGGGCTGACATGGTACCGGCTGCCGCTCATGCTCTGGGCGCTTTATGCCACCAGCGTCATTTTTGTGCTGGCAACCCCGGTGCTGAGCATCACGCTGCTCCTGCTGGCATTCGAGCATTTCTTTCATGTCGGTGTATTTGACCCCGCGCTGGGGGGCGATCCGCTCCTGTTCCAGCACCTGTTCTGGTTCTACTCCCACCCGGCGGTCTACATCATGATCCTGCCGGGCATGGGCGTGATCAGCGAAGTCGTAAGCACATTCTGCCACAAGCCGGTTTTTGGCTACCGGTTCGTGGCGTGGTCTTCCATATCCATTGCAGCCATTGGCTTTCTGGTCTGGGGGCACCACATGTTCGTGGCTGGAACGTCGCTCTATGCAGCGGTTGTATTTTCCATGCTGAGCTTTCTGGTATCAGTGCCTTCGGCCATCAAGGTCTTCAACTGGCTGGGCACCATGCATGGGGGGGCCATAAGGCTCGATGCGCCCATGCTTTACGCCATGGGGTTCATCGGGCTTTTTACGGTTGGCGGTCTGACGGGGCTGTTTCTGGCTTCCCTTGCCAGTGACGTGCATCTGACCCAGACATATTTCGTGGTGGCGCATTTTCACTACATCATGGTCGGCGGCATGGTATCGGCCTATTTTGCCGGGCTGCATTACTGGTGGCCCAAGATAACAGGGCGTATGTACCCCGAAATGTGGGGGCGCACGGCGGCGGCGCTGCTGTTCTTTGGCTTCAACCTGACATTCTTCCCCCAGTTCATTCTGGGCTATGAGGGCATGCCGCGCCGGTATGCGACCTATCCTGCGCAGTTTCAGGTGTTGAATGTCCTGTCCTCCGCCGGAGCCAGCATTCTCGCACTGGCCTATATCCTGCCGCTGATCTACTTCACCTGGGCGCTGTTCCGCGGTGCGCGTGCAACAGATAATCCATGGCAGGCAACCGGGCTGGAATGGCGAACATCTTCCCCCCCGCCTGTGGAGAACTTTATCACGCCCCCCGCTGTCACCAGTGAGGCCTATGATTACGCCACGCTGGACCACCCGGATGCCGCCCCGCGTGTGGAGACCCCGCATGTCTGA
- the coxB gene encoding cytochrome c oxidase subunit II, with protein sequence MNWLPEASAHASRVDILLAGLLLISLAVLGLVFGLMMLNIIRFRVGSRVPVSAETVAHKSWRFEIGWTATTLAVFFALFLWAARLYVVGFQPPQGAIQIYVTGKQWMWKVQYPGGQREINALHVPLGRPVQLLLTSEDVIHDFSIPVLRIKHDVLPGRYQSLWFTATQAGAFRFYCTQFCGIGHSRMTGTLIVLTPTDYANWLGQTPASGSLATKGEALFIHNGCSGCHVSQLYAPGADDTSRAPSMVGLYGSEVTGADGQRMRVDNAFLHDAILHTGPARRQAATYATRMPSYRGVLGEEDVAALIAYIQTLSPSRSSGMGVSAVSARKGD encoded by the coding sequence ATGAACTGGCTGCCCGAAGCATCGGCCCATGCCAGCCGGGTCGATATCCTGCTGGCGGGGCTGCTGCTCATCAGCCTGGCGGTACTCGGGCTGGTATTCGGGCTGATGATGCTCAACATCATCCGCTTCCGCGTTGGCAGCAGGGTGCCCGTGTCGGCGGAGACGGTGGCCCATAAAAGCTGGCGTTTCGAGATTGGCTGGACCGCAACCACGCTGGCTGTTTTCTTCGCACTGTTCCTGTGGGCGGCACGGCTTTACGTGGTGGGGTTTCAGCCGCCACAGGGTGCCATCCAGATTTATGTGACGGGCAAGCAGTGGATGTGGAAGGTCCAGTATCCCGGTGGCCAGCGTGAAATCAATGCGCTGCATGTGCCTCTGGGGCGGCCGGTGCAACTTCTGCTCACGTCGGAAGATGTTATTCATGATTTCTCGATTCCGGTGCTGCGCATCAAGCATGACGTGCTGCCCGGCCGGTACCAGAGCCTGTGGTTCACCGCGACACAGGCAGGGGCATTCCGTTTTTACTGCACGCAGTTCTGTGGCATCGGGCATTCGCGCATGACCGGCACCCTGATTGTCCTGACCCCGACCGATTATGCCAACTGGCTGGGCCAGACCCCTGCCAGCGGCAGCCTTGCGACAAAGGGGGAAGCCCTGTTCATCCACAACGGATGCAGCGGCTGCCATGTATCACAGCTTTATGCCCCCGGTGCAGATGATACCAGTCGCGCGCCGTCCATGGTGGGGCTGTATGGCAGCGAGGTTACCGGCGCGGATGGCCAGCGCATGCGGGTGGATAACGCGTTCCTGCACGATGCCATCCTTCACACTGGGCCCGCGCGCAGGCAGGCGGCAACCTATGCTACCCGGATGCCATCCTATCGCGGCGTGCTGGGGGAGGAGGATGTAGCGGCCCTGATTGCCTATATCCAGACCCTCTCGCCATCCCGGTCGTCGGGCATGGGGGTATCGGCCGTCAGCGCGCGCAAAGGGGACTGA
- a CDS encoding cytochrome c oxidase subunit 3: protein MSDHLEPYDSPQHRDETAIAGMWLFLASEILLFGGLFLIFVVYSHTHAAGWALGVRHTSLTIGGINTALLLTSSMLYTLGVEAARNENAGGIIRAGLGAAALGVTFLCLKGWEWHTELGEHLFPGPGFAIGGPQAGGAQLFYSFYFLSTALHGLHMLVGIGLIAWVCLQIYRGRGRPLRVMPVEVVGLYWSFVDLVWVLLFPVLYLIGRV, encoded by the coding sequence ATGTCTGACCACCTTGAACCCTATGACAGCCCGCAGCACCGCGATGAAACGGCAATAGCTGGCATGTGGCTGTTCCTTGCCAGTGAAATACTGCTGTTTGGCGGCCTGTTCCTGATTTTTGTGGTCTATTCCCACACCCATGCCGCAGGCTGGGCGCTGGGGGTCAGGCATACCAGCCTTACGATTGGCGGCATCAACACTGCACTCCTGCTGACCAGTAGCATGCTCTACACCCTTGGTGTGGAAGCCGCACGCAACGAAAACGCGGGTGGTATCATCCGAGCCGGGCTGGGTGCGGCCGCGCTGGGTGTGACCTTTCTGTGCCTGAAAGGATGGGAATGGCATACGGAACTTGGTGAGCACCTGTTCCCCGGACCCGGATTTGCCATTGGCGGGCCACAGGCCGGTGGGGCGCAGCTTTTCTACAGCTTCTATTTCCTCTCTACCGCACTGCATGGTCTGCACATGCTGGTGGGGATCGGGCTGATCGCCTGGGTCTGTCTACAAATTTACCGGGGTAGGGGCAGGCCGCTCCGGGTCATGCCAGTGGAGGTTGTCGGTCTTTACTGGAGCTTTGTCGATCTGGTCTGGGTCCTGCTTTTCCCCGTTCTTTACCTGATCGGGCGGGTGTGA
- a CDS encoding SCO family protein gives MMGYHAPLLRHGMVLAVVLACAVTAWWIQPAAAQDTLQALAFTPRQGTVLPLDATFTDTSGQTRPLRAFLGRGATIVSMGYYACPNMCELERTDLLDALARGGLKTPADYTLLVVSIDPAETRFTARQALAEDLARFPDPGAGQGWHFVTGAPASIRRLSRAVGFHARYDEKLHQYLHPMGLVFITPAGIVSGYVLGIGYRPGDVRQAVVHAARGEQASASPILLLCFHYDETTGRYTLAVEKLLKLGGVLTVLMLATLLGMAHWRGRR, from the coding sequence ATGATGGGGTACCATGCGCCCCTGTTGCGCCATGGCATGGTGCTGGCAGTCGTGCTGGCCTGTGCCGTAACGGCATGGTGGATACAGCCTGCCGCGGCGCAGGATACATTGCAGGCACTGGCTTTTACCCCACGGCAGGGCACAGTACTGCCGCTTGATGCGACCTTTACCGATACGTCTGGCCAGACCCGGCCACTCAGGGCCTTTCTGGGCCGTGGGGCGACCATTGTATCAATGGGATATTATGCCTGTCCCAACATGTGTGAGCTTGAACGCACCGACCTGCTGGACGCGCTGGCGCGAGGAGGGCTGAAAACGCCAGCGGATTACACGCTGCTGGTTGTCAGCATCGACCCGGCGGAAACACGCTTTACGGCGCGGCAGGCGCTGGCGGAAGATCTGGCGCGTTTTCCCGACCCGGGGGCGGGGCAGGGATGGCATTTCGTGACCGGTGCGCCCGCCAGCATCCGGCGCCTGTCGCGCGCGGTGGGGTTTCACGCGCGCTATGACGAAAAACTGCACCAGTACCTGCACCCCATGGGGCTGGTGTTCATAACCCCGGCAGGCATTGTATCGGGGTATGTGCTGGGTATCGGTTACCGGCCGGGTGACGTAAGGCAGGCCGTGGTCCACGCCGCGCGCGGCGAGCAGGCCAGTGCCTCTCCCATCCTGCTTCTGTGTTTTCATTACGATGAAACGACCGGACGTTATACGCTGGCAGTGGAAAAACTGCTGAAACTTGGTGGCGTGCTGACCGTGCTGATGCTGGCTACCCTGCTGGGCATGGCGCACTGGCGGGGGCGGCGATGA